In the Quercus lobata isolate SW786 chromosome 5, ValleyOak3.0 Primary Assembly, whole genome shotgun sequence genome, one interval contains:
- the LOC115988831 gene encoding receptor-like protein EIX2: MMINYNHTVFVFLLLSLGIFKLGSCIENQSQNNNENQSQNNNVAVKCIKSEREALLKFKEGVIDFPGKLSSWVDEDCCQWNGVDCDSESGHVTKLNLSNPAGRHRHYEYDGNDDNYPIPSDHPALDAVKSCYYCRNADMSETYSRGSKVKASVKASFSGDVKTSVKASFSGDVNASLSGEISPYLGNLSSLTHTDLEGNYNLSTKNLNWVSSLSSLEYLYLGGVKINHTKADWLHAINMLPSLLELSLCSCQLEHLPSSLDFLNFTSLHVLDLSYNSFKTSIPQWLFNLTSLTKLDLTFSNQGGKILDSFGRLGSLKYLYLGGNHFYGSIPASIGNLSSLKELDLSYNEMNGTILESFGQLSKLVNLYLLENSWEGVITEVQLMNLKSLEEFMLTTNKSQSLVFNVTENWVPPFSLKSLHLESCLIGPKFPKWLQVQSELTYVILKNVEIKGTIPEEWFSMISSNLTHLDLSNNQIKGNLPHQLVFPNVTKLFLQSNLFSGPIPSNISDLMPSLQYLDLSENFLYGEIPLSILKIEHLNILVLRRNNLSGELPHHWSESQMSLLVVDISYNNICGKIPSSMGFLGNLSILVLSNNNLSGEIPSSLQNCSIVSMDFGGNRLSGNLPSWIHSNIFMLRLRSNLFSGIIPKKWCNLHKLHILDLAQNNLSGSIPDCFNNFTAMVDSNTLESNPIENYTEEAYIMTKGSYYKYDRTLQLVTCIDLSGNSLTGGIPIQITRLTRLGTLNLSMNHLIGSIPKNIGNMRWLETLDLSNNRLFGPIPGSMSSLTSLVHLNLSFNNLTGRIPSGNQLQTLIDATIYKGNPSLCGSPLPTKCPGDETFDGPSIAGVDDKHGGDDYERIWFYASIGLGFVVGFWSVCGTLLLKKSWRHCYFCFYDDIKDRIALLIALRVVHLKRKFGLEKN, translated from the exons ATGATGATTAATTATAATcatactgtttttgtatttcttcttttgtccTTGGGGATATTCAAACTGGGTTCATGCATTGAAAATCAGAGTCAgaataataatgaaaatcaGAGTCAGAATAATAATGTGGCAGTGAAATGCATCAAAAGTGAAAGAGAAGCACTTCTCAAATTCAAGGAAGGCGTAATTGATTTTCCAGGTAAGCTTTCTTCATGGGTCGATGAAGATTGCTGCCAATGGAATGGCGTAGATTGCGACAGCGAATCAGGTCATGTTACCAAGCTCAATCTTAGCAACCCAGCTGGACGCCACAGGCACTATGAGTATGACGGAAATGATGATAATTATCCCATTCCATCAGATCATCCCGCTTTAGATGCGGTTAAATCATGTTATTATTGCAGGAATGCTGACATGAGTGAAACTTATTCTAGGG GGTCTAAAGTTAAAGCATCTGTTAAAGCATCTTTTTCAGGGGATGTTAAAACATCGGTTAAAGCATCTTTTTCAGGGGATGTAAATGCATCTCTTTCAGGGGAGATTAGTCCTTATCTCGGCAATCTGTCGAGCCTGACGCATACTGACCTTGAAGGAAACTACAATTTGTCtaccaaaaatttgaattgGGTCTCAAGTCTCTCTTCTTTAGAGTACCTGTATTTGGGGGGAGTGAAGATCAATCATACCAAAGCAGATTGGCTGCATGCAATTAACATGCTTCCTTCCCTTCTGGAGTTAAGTTTATGTTCATGTCAGCTTGAACACCTTCCATCTTCCCTTGATTTCCTCAATTTCACCTCTCTTCATGTCCTTGATTTATCATACAACTCATTTAAAACCTCCATACCTCAGTGGCTGTTTAATCTTACGAGTCTAACAAAACTTGATTTGACTTTTAGCAATCAAGGAGGAAAAATCCTTGATTCATTTGGGAGACTTGGAAGTCTAAAATACCTCTATCTCGGTGGTAACCACTTTTATGGTTCAATTCCAGCTTCTATTGGCAATTTGTCATCCTTGAAGGAGTTGGACCTCTCATACAATGAGATGAATGGAACCATTCTAGAAAGTTTTGGGCAACTCTCAAAGCTAGTCAATTTGTATCTCCTAGAAAATTCTTGGGAAGGAGTCATAACAGAAGTCCAATTGATGAATCTCAAAAGCCTAGAAGAGTTTATGCTAACAACAAACAAAAGTCAGTCTCTAGTTTTCAATGTGACAGAGAACTGGGTTCCTCCATTCAGCCTTAAATCTCTTCATCTAGAAAGCTGTCTCATTGGTCCCAAATTTCCTAAATGGCTTCAAGTTCAAAGTGAGCTTACCTATGTCATCCTAAAAAACGTTGAAATCAAAGGCACCATACCTGAGGAATGGTTCTCTATGATATCTTCTAACCTCACCCACTTGGATCTATCCAATAATCAGATAAAAGGGAACTTGCCGCACCAATTAGTATTTCCAAATGTGACTAAGCTATTTCTACAAAGCAATTTGTTTTCAGGCCCTATCCCATCAAATATTAGTGATCTAATGCCAAGCTTGCAATATTTAGATCTTTCAGAGAACTTCCTCTATGGTGAAATTCCTTTGTCCATATTGAAAATAGAACATCTTAATATTCTTGTCCTCAGGAGAAATAATCTTTCAGGGGAGCTCCCTCATCATTGGAGCGAGTCACAAATGAGCTTGCTCGTTGTGGATATTTCATACAACAACATATGTGGAAAAATTCCCAGCTCAATGGGTTTCTTAGGAAACCTTTCTATATTAGTGTTGAGCAACAACAATCTTAGTGGAGAAATTCCTTCTTCCTTGCAAAATTGTTCTATTGTGAGCATGGATTTCGGGGGGAATCGTCTCTCGGGGAATCTTCCGTCATGGATACACTCAAACATCTTCATGCTACGCCTACGATCAAATCTATTCAGTGGAATCATCCCTAAAAAATGGTGCAATCTTCATAAACTTCACATCCTAGATCTTGCACAAAATAATCTCTCTGGGAGCATTCCAGATTGTTTCAACAATTTTACTGCTATGGTTGATAGCAACACCTTAGAGTCCAATCCTATTGAGAACTATACAGAGGAAGCATACATAATGACAAAAGGAAGTTATTATAAATATGATCGCACTCTCCAACTAGTTACCTGCATTGATCTTTCAGGGAATAGTTTGACTGGAGGAATTCCTATTCAAATAACACGCCTCACAAGATTGGGCACGCTAAACTTGTCAATGAATCATCTAATTGGAAGCATTCCTAAGAATATAGGAAACATGCGGTGGCTAGAAACACTTGATCTCTCAAACAATAGACTTTTTGGACCTATTCCTGGAAGCATGTCATCTTTGACTTCCTTAGTACACTTGAACCTATCTTTTAACAACTTGACAGGAAGAATCCCATCTGGTAATCAGCTCCAAACACTAATTGATGCAACCATATACAAGGGAAACCCTTCGTTGTGTGGGTCTCCTCTTCCAACCAAGTGCCCAGGAGATGAAACATTTGATGGCCCAAGTATTGCTGGTGTTGATGACAAACATGGTGGAGATGATTATGAAAGGATATGGTTCTATGCTAGTATCGGACTCGGGTTTGTTGTTGGATTTTGGAGTGTTTGCGGCACCCTACTATTGAAGAAGTCATGGAGGCACTGTTACTTTTGTTTCTATGATGACATCAAAGATAGGATAGCATTGCTAATTGCATTGAGAGTAGTTCATTTGAAAAGGAAATTTGGgttggaaaaaaattga